One region of Anser cygnoides isolate HZ-2024a breed goose chromosome 22, Taihu_goose_T2T_genome, whole genome shotgun sequence genomic DNA includes:
- the SLC25A39 gene encoding mitochondrial glutathione transporter SLC25A39 isoform X2, with protein sequence MAEKTSPGPGGGITPLQQMLASGTGAILTSLFVTPLDVVKIRLQAQRTPFSKGKCFLYCNGLMDHLYVCQNGPGCTAWYKAPTRFTGTLDAFVKITRYEGIRSLWSGLPPTLVMAVPATVIYFTAYDQLRDYLHARTGSGGHHIPLLAGALARLGAVTVISPLELIRTKMQSRQLSYRELRVCIQSAVAQDGWLSLWRGWGPTVLRDVPFSALYWFNYELVREWLCAQARLDEATFMISFASGAISGTVAAVLTLPFDVVKTQRQIELGDSELHPVAASKPSSTWLLMRRIRAESGTRGLFAGFLPRVIKVAPACAIMISTYEFGKTFFQKLNQERRLRGL encoded by the exons ATGGCCGAGAAGACGTcgccgggccccggggggggcatCACGCCCCTGCAGCAGATGCTGGCCTCCGGGACGGGCGCCATCCTCACCTCGCTCTTTG TGACGCCGCTGGACGTGGTGAAGATCCGGCTGCAGGCCCAGAGGACCCCCTTCTCCAAAG GGAAGTGCTTCCTCTACTGCAACGGGCTCATGGACCACCTCTACGTCTGCCAGAACGGCCCCGGCTGCACCGCCTGGTACAAGGCCCCCACCCGCTTCACCGGCACCCTG GATGCCTTTGTGAAGATCACGCGCTACGAGGGCATCAGGTCCCTGTGGAGCGGCCTCCCCCCGACGCT GGTGATGGCGGTGCCGGCCACCGTCATTTATTTCACCGCCTACGACCAGCTCCGGGACTACCTGCACGCTCGCACCGGGAGCGGCGGCCACCACATCCCCTTGCTGGCGGGGGCCCTCGCCCGCC TGGGTGCTGTGACGGTGATCAGCCCCCTGGAGCTGATCCGCACCAAGATGCAGTCGCGGCAGCTCAGCTACCGGGAGCTGCGCGTCTGCATCCAGTCGGCGGTGGCTCAGGACGGCTGGCTGTCCctctggaggggctggggacccaCCGTGCTGCGGGACGTCCCCTTCTCCG ctctctACTGGTTCAACTACGAGCTGGTGCGCGAGTGGCTCTGCGCCCAAGCCCGGCTGGATGAGGCCACCTTCATGATCAGCTTCGCCTCCGGGGCCATCTCCGGCACG GTGGCCGCCGTGCTGACGCTGCCCTTCGACGTGGTGAAGACCCAGCGGCAGATCGAGCTGGGAGACAGCGAGCTGCACCCGG TCGCAGCCTCCAAGCCGTCATCCACCTGGCTGCTCATGCGTCGCATCCGCGCCGAGTCGGGCACCCGGGGGCTGTTTGCAG GGTTCCTGCCCCGTGTCATTAAGGTGGCACCCGCCTGCGCCATCATGATCAGCACCTACGAGTTCGGCAAAACCTTCTTCCAGAAGCTGAACCAGgagcggcggctgcgggggtTGtaa
- the SLC25A39 gene encoding mitochondrial glutathione transporter SLC25A39 isoform X1, with protein sequence MAEKTSPGPGGGITPLQQMLASGTGAILTSLFVTPLDVVKIRLQAQRTPFSKAWSVRSAPWGSRQATWKCFLYCNGLMDHLYVCQNGPGCTAWYKAPTRFTGTLDAFVKITRYEGIRSLWSGLPPTLVMAVPATVIYFTAYDQLRDYLHARTGSGGHHIPLLAGALARLGAVTVISPLELIRTKMQSRQLSYRELRVCIQSAVAQDGWLSLWRGWGPTVLRDVPFSALYWFNYELVREWLCAQARLDEATFMISFASGAISGTVAAVLTLPFDVVKTQRQIELGDSELHPVAASKPSSTWLLMRRIRAESGTRGLFAGFLPRVIKVAPACAIMISTYEFGKTFFQKLNQERRLRGL encoded by the exons ATGGCCGAGAAGACGTcgccgggccccggggggggcatCACGCCCCTGCAGCAGATGCTGGCCTCCGGGACGGGCGCCATCCTCACCTCGCTCTTTG TGACGCCGCTGGACGTGGTGAAGATCCGGCTGCAGGCCCAGAGGACCCCCTTCTCCAAAG CATGGTCGGTGCGCTCGGCGCCCTGGGGCTCTCGGCAGGCCACGT GGAAGTGCTTCCTCTACTGCAACGGGCTCATGGACCACCTCTACGTCTGCCAGAACGGCCCCGGCTGCACCGCCTGGTACAAGGCCCCCACCCGCTTCACCGGCACCCTG GATGCCTTTGTGAAGATCACGCGCTACGAGGGCATCAGGTCCCTGTGGAGCGGCCTCCCCCCGACGCT GGTGATGGCGGTGCCGGCCACCGTCATTTATTTCACCGCCTACGACCAGCTCCGGGACTACCTGCACGCTCGCACCGGGAGCGGCGGCCACCACATCCCCTTGCTGGCGGGGGCCCTCGCCCGCC TGGGTGCTGTGACGGTGATCAGCCCCCTGGAGCTGATCCGCACCAAGATGCAGTCGCGGCAGCTCAGCTACCGGGAGCTGCGCGTCTGCATCCAGTCGGCGGTGGCTCAGGACGGCTGGCTGTCCctctggaggggctggggacccaCCGTGCTGCGGGACGTCCCCTTCTCCG ctctctACTGGTTCAACTACGAGCTGGTGCGCGAGTGGCTCTGCGCCCAAGCCCGGCTGGATGAGGCCACCTTCATGATCAGCTTCGCCTCCGGGGCCATCTCCGGCACG GTGGCCGCCGTGCTGACGCTGCCCTTCGACGTGGTGAAGACCCAGCGGCAGATCGAGCTGGGAGACAGCGAGCTGCACCCGG TCGCAGCCTCCAAGCCGTCATCCACCTGGCTGCTCATGCGTCGCATCCGCGCCGAGTCGGGCACCCGGGGGCTGTTTGCAG GGTTCCTGCCCCGTGTCATTAAGGTGGCACCCGCCTGCGCCATCATGATCAGCACCTACGAGTTCGGCAAAACCTTCTTCCAGAAGCTGAACCAGgagcggcggctgcgggggtTGtaa